The proteins below come from a single Xyrauchen texanus isolate HMW12.3.18 chromosome 3, RBS_HiC_50CHRs, whole genome shotgun sequence genomic window:
- the LOC127630657 gene encoding nucleus accumbens-associated protein 2, with product MMSQLLHMEIPNFGSTVLDSLNEQRLLGQHCDVAIMVNGQAFKAHRAVLAASSLYFRDLFSGSTQTLFELPSSVAPSCFRQILSFCYTGRMTVSASDQLMVMYTAGYLQIQNIVERGMDLMFKASAPYCDSQTSATDDPPSPNNNNSSLLLGDKRKSVCKIKEEKLETLVCAQSAEQKQAEEDRGTSGRSLRNSTLFYTCGVGNGVIPVMHPYEHSTRDHASPGASSLPTTDSPTSHQNEEEDFEDDSYDSLTNGKIYGGSASLYCIQEKMKVSSLPLSLDNRFCVLLGGDREALPAGLISQIGYRCHPALYTEGDPGERLELIGGSGVFMTRGQLMNCHLCAGVKHKVLLRRLLAAFFDRNTLADSCGTGIRSSNCDPNRKPLDSRILNTVKLYCQNFAPNFKESEMNVIAADMCTNARRVRKRWLPKIKSMLPEAIEVYRGTAVLSQVEGATQPSGGFPFESEFKHLAASNLTLEQHLYEDCRETLRNGSHFTGVSMDERSKSEAAKPEPGRASESDNPQDVERRPESPERAASVLAVNPASKKGEKDWAASSPRTQREEQNKQRPLKEDQ from the exons ATGATGTCACAGCTCTTGCATATGGAGATCCCAAACTTTGGCAGCACGGTTCTGGACAGCCTCAATGAACAGCGGTTGCTGGGCCAGCACTGCGATGTGGCCATCATGGTCAACGGACAGGCCTTTAAGGCCCACCGTGCCGTGCTGGCGGCCAGCAGCCTGTACTTCCGTGATCTGTTTAGCGGTAGCACACAGACTCTCTTTGAGCTACCCTCGTCGGTGGCCCCGTCCTGTTTTCGGCAGATCCTGTCATTCTGCTACACAGGCAGGATGACAGTGAGTGCCAGCGATCAGCTGATGGTCATGTACACTGCAGGCTACCTTCAAATCCAGAACATTGTGGAACGAGGAATGGACCTCATGTTCAAGGCCAGCGCTCCGTACTGTGACTCCCAGACATCTGCCACAGACGATCCCCCCAGCCCAAACAACAACAActcctccttgttgctaggcgaCAAGCGCAAATCTGTCTGCAAGATCAAGGAAGAGAAGCTGGAGACCCTGGTGTGTGCTCAGAGCGCAGAGCAAAAGCAGGCTGAGGAGGATAGGGGAACTAGTGGTAGATCTTTAAGGAACAGCACTCTTTTCTACACCTGTGGAGTAGGGAATGGGGTAATACCTGTGATGCATCCTTATGAGCACTCCACCAGGGATCACGCCAGCCCTGGAGCCTCAAGCCTCCCAACCACAGACAGTCCAACGTCACACCAAAATGAGGAGGAGGATTTTGAAGATGACTCATACGATAGCCTAACAAATGGAAAGATCTATGGGGGCTCGGCCAGTCTCTATTGCA TACAAGAGAAGATGAAGGTGTCCTCCCTGCCTCTGTCCTTGGACAACCGATTCTGTGTGCTGCTGGGAGGAGACAGAGAGGCTCTTCCCGCTGGTCTCATCAGCCAGATCGGCTACCGTTGCCACCCTGCTCTCTACACAGAGGGCGACCCTGGAGAGAGGCTGGAGCTGATTGGAG GATCTGGTGTCTTCATGACACGTGGGCAGCTGATGAACTGTCACCTCTGTGCTGGGGTCAAACACAAAGTCCTACTGAGACGCCTCCTAGCTGCTTTTTTTGACAG GAACACACTGGCTGACAGCTGTGGGACTGGAATCCGGTCTTCTAACTGTGATCCAAATCGCAAACCACTGGACAGCCGCATACTCAACACGGTCAAAC TCTACTGTCAGAACTTTGCCCCTAACTTCAAAGAGAGCGAAATGAACGTGATTGCCGCAGACATGTGCACCAACGCCCGGAGAGTTCGTAAACGCTGGCTCCCCAAGATAAAGTCCATGCTCCCAGAAGCCATCGAGGTGTACAGGGGGACTGCAGTCCTAAGCCAGGTGGAGGGAGCCACCCAGCCAAGTGGTGGCTTTCCCTTTGAGTCAGAGTTCAAACacctggcagcatcaaatctgacTCTGGAGCAGCATCTCTATGAAGACTGCAGAGAGACACTGAGGAATGGCTCTCACTTCACAGGAGTCAGTATGGATGAGAGGTCCAAAAGTGAAGCAGCTAAGCCTGAGCCAGGGCGAGCCAGCGAGTCAGACAACCCACAGGATGTTGAGAGGCGTCCGGAGAGTCCAGAGAGAGCGGCCAGTGTGCTCGCCGTTAACCCAGCCAGCAAGAAAGGAGAAAAAGATTGGGCAGCTAGCAGCCCCAGAACACAGAGAGAGGAACAGAACAAACAGAGACCACTTAAAGAGGATCAGTGA